From the Vibrio alginolyticus NBRC 15630 = ATCC 17749 genome, one window contains:
- the map gene encoding type I methionyl aminopeptidase, which yields MSIKIKTAEEIERMRIAGKLAAEILEMIEPHIKVGVTTEELNKICHEYALEKGAYSAPLDYHGFPKSICTSINHIVCHGIPAEKDEIGSNGQMKPAVLKDGDILNVDITVIVPNDENADLSVRPQGYHGDTSKMFLVGDVSPANKRLCMVAQEALYVGMRTVKPGSTVGDIGTAIEKYIKENNKNNPRNKFSIVKDFCGHGIGDEFHEEPQVVHYKNKDRRVLKEGMCFTIEPMINAGKFGCSVDAQDDWTVYTGDGKNSAQWEHTIVVTKEGCEVLTLRSDDTIPRLMKNA from the coding sequence ATGTCAATCAAGATTAAAACTGCTGAAGAAATAGAACGCATGCGCATTGCGGGCAAGCTAGCCGCAGAGATTCTAGAAATGATCGAACCACACATCAAAGTTGGTGTGACGACAGAAGAGTTAAACAAAATCTGTCATGAGTACGCTCTAGAAAAAGGCGCATACTCTGCTCCGCTTGATTACCATGGTTTCCCTAAGTCGATCTGTACTTCAATCAACCATATCGTATGCCACGGTATTCCAGCGGAAAAAGACGAAATCGGTAGCAACGGCCAAATGAAGCCGGCGGTACTAAAAGATGGTGACATCTTAAACGTTGATATTACCGTAATCGTTCCAAATGATGAGAATGCCGATCTGAGCGTGCGTCCTCAGGGTTACCATGGTGACACTTCTAAGATGTTCCTAGTCGGTGATGTTTCGCCTGCAAACAAACGTCTGTGCATGGTAGCTCAAGAAGCACTGTACGTTGGTATGCGTACCGTTAAGCCAGGTTCAACGGTTGGTGACATCGGTACAGCTATCGAGAAGTACATCAAAGAGAATAACAAGAACAATCCTCGCAACAAGTTTTCTATTGTGAAAGACTTCTGTGGCCACGGTATCGGCGATGAGTTCCATGAAGAACCACAAGTGGTTCATTACAAGAACAAAGACCGCCGCGTATTAAAAGAAGGCATGTGCTTTACTATTGAGCCGATGATTAACGCAGGTAAATTTGGTTGCTCTGTTGATGCACAAGATGACTGGACTGTTTACACGGGCGACGGCAAGAACTCTGCGCAATGGGAACATACCATTGTTGTAACAAAAGAAGGTTGTGAAGTACTGACGCTTCGTAGCGACGATACGATTCCTCGCCTAATGAAAAACGCGTAA
- the tsf gene encoding translation elongation factor Ts: protein MATVTAALVKELRERTGAGMMECKKALVEANADIELAIENMRKSGAAKAAKKAGNVAAEGAIIIKEENGVAVLLEVNCQTDFVAKDGNFTAFAEEVAAAALASKASVEELQAQFEDARVALVAKIGENITIRRVEYVQGTAIASYRHGEKIGVVVAGEGDAETLKHVAMHVAASKPEFVNPEDVPADVVEKEKAVQVEIAMNEGKPAEIAEKMVVGRMKKFTGEISLTGQAFIMEPKKTVGEMLKEKGASVSTFVRLEVGEGIEKKEEMSFAEEVAAAQKG, encoded by the coding sequence ATGGCAACTGTAACTGCTGCTCTAGTTAAAGAACTTCGCGAGCGTACTGGCGCTGGCATGATGGAATGTAAGAAAGCGCTTGTAGAAGCAAACGCTGACATCGAACTAGCAATTGAAAACATGCGTAAATCTGGCGCAGCGAAAGCAGCTAAGAAAGCTGGTAACGTTGCAGCTGAAGGCGCAATCATCATCAAAGAAGAAAACGGCGTTGCTGTTCTTCTTGAAGTTAACTGCCAAACTGACTTCGTTGCTAAAGACGGTAACTTCACTGCATTCGCAGAAGAAGTTGCAGCTGCAGCTCTAGCTTCAAAAGCTTCTGTTGAAGAACTACAAGCACAATTCGAAGACGCACGTGTAGCTCTAGTAGCTAAAATCGGTGAAAACATCACTATCCGTCGCGTAGAATACGTTCAAGGCACTGCAATCGCTTCTTACCGTCACGGTGAGAAAATCGGTGTTGTTGTTGCTGGTGAAGGCGACGCAGAAACTCTTAAGCACGTTGCAATGCACGTTGCTGCTTCTAAGCCAGAGTTCGTTAACCCAGAAGACGTACCAGCTGACGTAGTAGAAAAAGAGAAAGCGGTTCAAGTTGAAATCGCAATGAACGAAGGCAAGCCTGCTGAAATCGCTGAGAAGATGGTTGTTGGCCGCATGAAGAAATTCACTGGCGAGATCTCTCTAACAGGTCAAGCTTTCATCATGGAGCCTAAGAAAACTGTAGGCGAAATGCTGAAAGAAAAAGGCGCTTCAGTTTCTACGTTCGTTCGCCTAGAAGTAGGTGAAGGTATCGAGAAGAAAGAAGAAATGAGCTTCGCTGAAGAAGTTGCAGCAGCTCAAAAAGGTTAA
- the pyrH gene encoding UMP kinase, translating to MTTNPKPAYQRILLKLSGEALQGEDGFGIDPAVLDRMAQEVKELVELGVQVGVVIGGGNLFRGAGLAEAGMNRVVGDHMGMLATVMNGLAMRDALHRAYVNARVMSAIPLKGVCDDYNWADAIRELRQGRVVIFSAGTGNPFFTTDSAACLRGIEIEADVVLKATKVDGVFTADPVANPDAELYDKLSYAEVLDKELKVMDLAAFTLARDHKMPIRVFNMNKPGALRRVVMGEAEGTLINE from the coding sequence ATGACTACGAACCCTAAACCAGCGTATCAACGTATTCTATTAAAACTGAGTGGTGAAGCTCTTCAAGGTGAAGACGGTTTTGGTATTGATCCTGCGGTCCTTGATCGTATGGCACAAGAAGTTAAAGAACTGGTTGAACTGGGTGTTCAGGTTGGTGTAGTTATCGGTGGCGGTAACTTGTTCCGTGGTGCAGGCCTAGCTGAAGCTGGTATGAACCGCGTAGTTGGTGACCACATGGGTATGCTTGCTACAGTAATGAATGGCCTAGCGATGCGTGATGCTCTTCACCGTGCATACGTAAATGCGCGCGTTATGTCTGCAATCCCTCTAAAAGGCGTATGTGACGACTATAATTGGGCTGATGCGATCCGTGAGCTTCGCCAAGGCCGAGTTGTCATCTTCTCTGCTGGTACTGGTAACCCGTTCTTTACAACGGATTCTGCTGCTTGTTTACGTGGTATCGAAATTGAAGCGGATGTTGTACTAAAAGCGACGAAAGTTGATGGTGTATTTACTGCTGACCCTGTAGCAAACCCAGACGCAGAGCTGTATGATAAGCTATCTTATGCAGAAGTTCTGGATAAAGAGCTGAAAGTTATGGACTTGGCGGCGTTTACGCTAGCTCGTGACCACAAAATGCCAATCCGCGTATTTAATATGAACAAGCCAGGCGCACTACGTCGCGTGGTTATGGGCGAAGCAGAAGGCACGCTCATCAACGAATAA
- the rpsB gene encoding 30S ribosomal protein S2 produces the protein MATVSMRDMLKAGVHFGHQTRYWNPKMKPFIFGARNKVHIINLEKTVPMFNDALAELAKVGEKKGKVLFVGTKRAASEAVKEAAIASNQFYVNNRWLGGMLTNYKTVRQSIKRLKELETQSQDGTFDKLTKKEALMRTREMEKLEKSLGGIKDMGGLPDALFVIDADHEHIAIKEANNLGIPVYAVVDTNSNPDGVDYVIPGNDDAIRAVQLYLNAAASAVSEGRNKDVAAVAEKDGFVEAE, from the coding sequence ATGGCAACTGTATCAATGCGCGATATGCTAAAAGCTGGTGTTCACTTCGGTCACCAGACTCGTTACTGGAACCCAAAAATGAAGCCATTCATCTTTGGCGCTCGTAACAAAGTTCATATCATCAACCTAGAAAAAACTGTACCAATGTTCAACGATGCTCTAGCTGAACTAGCTAAAGTTGGCGAGAAGAAAGGTAAGGTTCTATTCGTAGGTACTAAGCGCGCTGCATCTGAAGCTGTTAAAGAAGCTGCAATCGCAAGCAACCAGTTTTACGTGAACAACCGCTGGTTAGGCGGTATGCTTACAAACTACAAAACAGTTCGTCAGTCTATCAAGCGTCTAAAAGAACTAGAGACTCAATCTCAAGACGGTACTTTTGACAAACTAACTAAGAAAGAAGCTCTAATGCGTACTCGCGAAATGGAGAAGCTAGAGAAATCTCTTGGTGGTATCAAAGACATGGGCGGCCTACCAGACGCTCTATTCGTAATCGACGCTGATCACGAACACATTGCAATTAAAGAAGCTAACAACCTAGGTATTCCAGTATACGCTGTGGTAGATACTAACTCTAACCCAGACGGCGTTGACTACGTAATCCCAGGTAACGACGACGCGATCCGCGCTGTACAGCTATACCTGAACGCTGCTGCTTCAGCAGTATCTGAAGGTCGTAACAAAGACGTAGCTGCAGTTGCTGAAAAAGACGGTTTCGTAGAAGCTGAATAA
- the glnD gene encoding bifunctional uridylyltransferase/uridylyl-removing protein GlnD, with protein sequence MTLQSPLTFSDEQINIGELKQELEKFSSNQNQEFLNHHPVTSLVLARAEYMDLLLNRLWQHFGFKDIYNISLVAVGGYGRGELHPLSDIDILILSNNKLPTALEAKISEFITLLWDLKLEVGHAVRTVTECAEIGKADLTVATNLQEARLLCGSEDTFQALKKVVLSDSFWPSETFYRAKIQEQRERHARYHDTTYNLEPDIKSTPGGLRDIHTLSWVARRHFGATSLLEMSRYGFLTDAEYRELVECQDFLWRVRFALHMELRRYDNRLTFAHQAQVAENLGYVGEGNRGVEMMMKEFYRTLRRVAELNKMLLKLFDQAIINGGATESAEIIDTDFQRRGSLIEARKPALFQARPETILDMFLHIANDSTIEGVSPPTLRQLRTARRRLNKFLHTIPAAREKFMALCRHPNALHKAFSLMHRLGVMAAYLPQWSQIVGQMQFDLFHAYTVDEHSIRLLKHINTFSDPENHAKHPICCDVYPRMQKKELLIIAAIFHDIGKGRGGDHSIIGEGEAYDFCIEHGLSKPEAKLVAWLVRHHLLMSVTAQRRDIYDPDVITEFAKKVRDEESLDYLVCLTVADICATNPELWNAWKRTLLAELYYSTQRALRRGLENPVDVRERIRHNQQMASAMLRKEGFAAREIEVLWQRFKADYFLRHTHTQIAWHCEHLLRMEDPTKPLVLISKKATRGGTEVFVYTKDQPALFATVVAELDRRNFNVHDAQIMTSKDGHVIDTFMVLDQHGEAIDESRHAAVIKHLTHVLEAGRPTKIKTRRTPNKLQHFNVKTKVDFLPTKGKKHTLMEFVALDTPGLLAKVGRTFADLNINLHGAKITTIGERAEDLFILTSDAGGRLSEEQQDELRERLIEKLSDEVAA encoded by the coding sequence ATGACACTTCAGTCCCCTCTTACCTTTTCCGATGAACAAATCAATATCGGTGAACTCAAACAAGAATTAGAGAAGTTTAGCTCTAATCAAAACCAAGAGTTTCTCAATCATCATCCGGTAACAAGCTTGGTTTTAGCCAGAGCTGAATATATGGATCTGCTTCTCAATCGTTTGTGGCAACATTTTGGTTTCAAGGATATTTACAACATTTCCCTAGTTGCCGTTGGTGGCTACGGACGAGGCGAGCTGCATCCGCTCTCCGATATCGATATTTTGATTCTGTCGAACAATAAACTGCCAACCGCGTTAGAAGCAAAAATCAGCGAATTCATTACGCTGTTGTGGGATTTAAAACTCGAGGTCGGACACGCTGTTCGCACCGTTACTGAATGTGCTGAAATTGGTAAAGCCGATCTAACGGTCGCGACAAACCTGCAAGAAGCGCGACTGCTGTGTGGAAGCGAGGACACCTTTCAGGCACTGAAGAAAGTCGTGTTATCAGACTCCTTCTGGCCAAGTGAGACGTTTTACCGCGCTAAAATTCAAGAGCAGCGCGAACGCCATGCACGTTACCACGACACGACCTACAACTTAGAACCGGACATTAAATCAACCCCTGGCGGGCTGCGCGATATTCATACATTAAGCTGGGTCGCTCGACGTCACTTTGGTGCTACTTCATTGTTGGAAATGAGCCGATACGGATTTTTAACTGACGCAGAATACCGAGAATTGGTTGAATGTCAGGACTTCCTTTGGCGAGTACGTTTCGCTCTGCACATGGAGCTTCGCCGCTATGACAACCGCTTGACCTTTGCTCATCAAGCACAAGTTGCGGAAAATCTAGGCTACGTCGGAGAAGGCAACCGAGGCGTAGAAATGATGATGAAAGAGTTCTACCGCACGCTTCGTCGTGTGGCAGAGCTCAATAAAATGCTACTCAAACTCTTTGACCAAGCGATCATTAATGGTGGGGCGACAGAAAGTGCCGAGATTATCGATACGGACTTTCAACGTCGCGGTTCTTTAATTGAAGCGCGGAAACCCGCATTGTTCCAAGCTCGCCCAGAAACTATTCTGGATATGTTCTTACATATTGCTAACGACTCAACTATTGAAGGGGTGAGCCCACCAACGCTGCGTCAACTGCGCACCGCTCGGCGTCGGCTCAACAAGTTTTTGCACACCATTCCTGCTGCGCGTGAAAAGTTCATGGCGTTATGTCGTCACCCTAATGCTCTTCACAAAGCATTCAGCCTCATGCACCGATTAGGGGTTATGGCGGCCTATTTACCGCAATGGAGTCAGATTGTTGGTCAAATGCAGTTTGACTTATTCCATGCCTACACCGTTGATGAACACAGTATTCGCTTACTTAAACACATCAATACTTTTAGTGACCCAGAAAATCATGCGAAGCACCCTATTTGCTGTGACGTCTACCCTCGGATGCAAAAGAAAGAGCTGCTGATTATTGCCGCTATTTTCCACGATATCGGGAAAGGTCGTGGCGGCGATCACTCGATTATCGGTGAAGGAGAAGCGTACGACTTCTGCATTGAGCATGGTTTATCGAAGCCCGAAGCGAAACTTGTCGCTTGGTTGGTAAGACATCATCTATTAATGTCTGTCACCGCACAGCGCCGAGATATTTATGATCCTGATGTCATTACCGAGTTTGCCAAAAAAGTCAGAGACGAAGAATCTCTCGATTATCTTGTATGCCTGACAGTTGCAGATATTTGTGCAACCAACCCAGAACTTTGGAATGCTTGGAAACGAACTTTACTTGCGGAGCTGTATTACTCCACACAACGTGCTTTACGTAGAGGCCTAGAGAACCCTGTCGATGTGCGTGAGCGAATTCGCCACAATCAACAAATGGCCTCCGCAATGCTGCGCAAAGAGGGGTTTGCCGCGCGCGAAATTGAAGTATTGTGGCAACGCTTCAAAGCTGACTACTTCCTTCGTCATACCCATACGCAAATCGCGTGGCACTGCGAACACTTACTTCGCATGGAAGATCCGACTAAGCCTTTGGTGTTGATCAGTAAAAAAGCCACTCGTGGCGGCACTGAGGTGTTTGTATATACGAAAGACCAGCCTGCTTTATTTGCGACAGTCGTGGCGGAGTTAGATAGGCGTAATTTTAATGTACACGACGCGCAAATCATGACCAGCAAAGATGGGCACGTGATTGATACCTTTATGGTACTCGATCAACATGGCGAAGCGATCGATGAGTCTCGTCACGCCGCGGTGATTAAACACCTCACTCATGTACTGGAGGCAGGCCGACCAACCAAGATTAAAACGCGCCGTACTCCGAACAAACTTCAGCACTTTAACGTGAAAACCAAAGTCGACTTCTTACCAACCAAAGGTAAAAAACACACTTTAATGGAGTTTGTCGCGCTAGACACACCAGGGCTGTTGGCCAAAGTAGGCCGTACGTTTGCTGATTTAAATATCAACCTTCATGGTGCAAAAATCACCACCATTGGTGAGCGAGCAGAAGACTTGTTTATTTTAACCAGTGATGCAGGGGGAAGATTAAGTGAAGAACAACAGGATGAGCTAAGAGAGAGATTGATCGAAAAGTTATCTGATGAGGTCGCAGCTTAG